The following coding sequences are from one Prionailurus viverrinus isolate Anna chromosome D2, UM_Priviv_1.0, whole genome shotgun sequence window:
- the GNPAT gene encoding dihydroxyacetone phosphate acyltransferase isoform X4 gives MSHKLRLGVIRFFAFALSKIFKQIFSKVCVNEEGIQKLQRAIQEHPVVLLPSHRSYIDFLMLSFLLYNYDLPVPVIAAGMDFLGMKMVSELLRMSGAFFMRRTFGGNKLYWAVFSEYVKTMLRNGYAPVEFFLEGTRSRSAKTLTPKFGLLNIVMEPFFKREVFDTYLVPISISYDKILEETLYAYELLGVPKPKESTTGLLKARKILSENFGNIHVYFGDPVSLRSLAAGRMSRSPYNLIPRYIPQKQSEDMHAFVTEVAYKMQLLQIQNLVLSPWALMAAVLLQNRPSMDFDALVEKTLWLKSLTQAFGGFLTWPDNEAAEEVIQSSLLLHSNIASLVKDQVVLNVDSGDSEVVHGLLFQHITLLMCSAYRNQLLNIFVRPSLVAMALHMTPGLRKEDVYGCFRFLVSVFSDEFIFLPGNTVKDFEEGCYLLCKSETIQVTTRDILVTPKGNPVLEFLIGLFKPFVESYQIICKYLLYEEEDYFTEKQYLDGVRKFTSGLLDQGASQCYDVLSSDVQKNALAAFVRLGVVEKKKVNSHSVFNVNEPATTKLEEMLGCKIPLGKPATAKL, from the exons CTACAGCGAGCTATCCAGGAGCACCCGGTTGTTCTGCTGCCCAGTCATCGAAGTTACATTGACTTTCTGATGTTGTCTTTTCTCTTATACAACTATGATTTACCTGTACCAGTCATCGCGGCAGGAATGG ACTTCCTCGGAATGAAAATGGTCAGTGAGCTGCTGCGGATGTCGGGTGCCTTTTTCATGCGACGCACCTTTGGTGGCAATAAACTTTACTGGGCCGTGTTCTCTGAATACGTGAAAACCATGCTACGG aatggTTATGCTCCTGTTGAATTTTTCCTCGAAGGGACAAGAAGTCGCTCTGCTAAGACACTGACTCCAAAATTTG GTCTTCTGAATATTGTGAtggaaccattttttaaaagagaagttttTGATACGTACCTTGTTCCAATTAGCATCAGTTACGACAAGATATTGGAAGAAACTCTTTATGCGTATGAGCTTCTGGGGGTGCCTAAGCCAAAGGAGTCTACAACT GGATTGTTGAAAGCCAGGAAGATTCTCTCtgaaaattttggaaatatcCACGTGTACTTCGGAGACCCTGTGTCACTTCGATCTCTGGCAGCTGGAAGGATGAGTCGGAGCCCGTATAACTTGATTCCAAG GTATATCCCTCAGAAACAGTCAGAGGACATGCATGCCTTTGTCACTGAAGTTGCCTATAAAATGCAGCTTCTGCAAATTCAAAACCTGGTTCTGAGCCCGTGGGCCCTCATGGCTGCTGTTCTGCTTCAGAACCGGCCTTCCATGGACTTTGACGCTCTGGTGGAGAAGACTTTATGGCTGAAAAGCTTAACCCAGGCCTTCGGGGGGTTTCTCACCTGGCCCG ATAATGAAGCTGCTGAAGAAGTTATCCAGTCCAGCCTTCTTCTGCATTCCAACATCGCCAGCCTTGTCAAAGACCAGGTGGTTCTGAACGTGGACTCCGGAGACTCAGAAGTGGTCCATGGGCTTCTCTTCCAGCATATCACTCTCCTCATGTGCTCAGCTTACAGGAACCAGTTGCTCAACATTTTTGTCCGCCCTTCCTTAGTAGCCATGGCACTGCACATGACACCCGGGTTGCGGAAAG AGGATGTCTACGGTTGCTTTCGCTTCCTGGTCAGTGTTTTTTCAGATGAGTTCATCTTCCTTCCAGGAAACACAGTCAAG gaCTTTGAAGAAGGCTGTTACCTGCTCTGTAAAAGTGAGACAATACAAGTGACAACAAGGGACATCCTAGTTACCCCGAAAGGAAATCCTGTCTTAGAATTTTTAATAGGCCTCTTTAAACCTTTTGTGGAATCTTACCAG ATAATTTGCAAATACCTCTTGTACGAAGAAGAAGACTACTTCACCGAGAAACAGTATTTGGATGGAGTTAGAAAATTCACCAGTGGGCTTCTTGATCAAG gtGCCTCGCAGTGTTACGACGTATTGTCTTCCGATGTACAGAAAAATGCCTTAGCAGCTTTTGTGAGGCTAGGTGTGGTAGAGAAGAAGAAAGT AAATAGTCACAGTGTATTTAATGTGAATGAACCTGCCACGACAAAATTAGAAGAAATGCTTG gttgTAAGATACCCCTAGGAAAGCCGGCAACTGCAAAACTTTAA